One genomic window of Haemophilus haemolyticus includes the following:
- a CDS encoding amidohydrolase family protein: MKSHVRSFKTYIRDEIIKKGGWVNAHAHADRAFTMTPEKIGIYHSSNLQQKWDLVDEVKRTSSVDDYYARFCQSIELMISQGVTAFGTFVDIDPICEDRAIIAAHKAREVYKHDIILKFANQTLKGVIEPTARKWFDIGAEMVDMIGGLPYRDELDYGRGLEAMDILLDKAKSLGIMCHVHVDQFNNPSEKETEQLCDKTVEHGMEGRVVGIHGISIGSHSKEYRYKLYEKMRKAKMMMIACPMAWIDSNRKEDLMPFHNALTPADEMIPEGITVALGTDNICDYMVPLCEGDLWQELSLLAAGCRFPHLDEMVNIASINGRKVLGLEPI, encoded by the coding sequence ATGAAAAGCCATGTTCGTAGTTTTAAAACCTATATTCGCGATGAAATTATCAAAAAAGGCGGATGGGTAAATGCCCATGCACATGCTGACCGCGCTTTTACGATGACGCCAGAGAAAATTGGGATTTATCATAGTAGTAATTTGCAACAAAAATGGGATTTAGTGGATGAAGTAAAACGCACTTCCAGTGTTGATGATTATTACGCACGTTTTTGCCAGTCTATTGAATTAATGATATCCCAAGGTGTAACCGCATTTGGTACTTTTGTCGATATAGACCCAATTTGTGAAGATCGTGCAATTATTGCCGCCCACAAAGCTCGTGAAGTGTATAAACATGACATTATTTTGAAATTTGCCAATCAAACTTTAAAAGGGGTAATAGAACCCACTGCGCGTAAATGGTTTGATATTGGTGCAGAAATGGTAGATATGATTGGTGGCTTACCATATCGTGATGAATTGGATTATGGACGTGGCCTAGAGGCGATGGATATCTTGTTAGATAAGGCCAAATCTCTTGGAATTATGTGTCATGTACATGTCGACCAATTCAACAATCCAAGTGAAAAAGAAACTGAGCAACTTTGCGACAAAACCGTTGAACACGGAATGGAGGGGCGAGTTGTGGGTATCCACGGTATTTCCATTGGCTCACATTCGAAAGAATATCGCTACAAACTTTACGAAAAAATGCGTAAAGCCAAAATGATGATGATAGCCTGTCCGATGGCATGGATTGACAGTAATCGCAAAGAAGATCTTATGCCATTCCATAATGCACTCACGCCAGCAGATGAAATGATTCCCGAAGGTATCACTGTTGCCCTAGGCACAGATAATATTTGTGATTATATGGTTCCTCTATGTGAAGGTGATTTATGGCAAGAATTAAGCCTATTAGCTGCGGGTTGCCGTTTCCCACACTTAGATGAAATGGTCAACATCGCAAGTATTAACGGTCGTAAAGTGTTAGGACTAGAGCCAATTTAG
- a CDS encoding TetR/AcrR family transcriptional regulator has product MRQAKTDLAEQIFSATDRLMAKEGLNQLSMHKLAKEANVAAGTIYLYFKNKDELLEQFAHRVFSMFMATLEKDFDESKPFFEQYRQMWKNIWYFLQENPTILSNLKQYESLPNFKDICKNVKNCRWDLFCHQAQKAGLLAELSEDILFLLSLKMAINLASDAKFIDFDLKPEILESVIERSWRAIQK; this is encoded by the coding sequence ATGCGACAAGCTAAAACAGACTTAGCTGAACAGATTTTTTCAGCGACAGATCGTTTAATGGCAAAAGAAGGGTTGAATCAGCTGTCTATGCACAAACTTGCGAAAGAAGCAAATGTAGCCGCAGGAACGATTTACCTTTATTTCAAAAACAAAGATGAGTTGCTTGAACAATTTGCACACAGAGTGTTTTCAATGTTTATGGCAACGCTTGAAAAAGATTTTGATGAATCTAAGCCTTTTTTCGAACAGTATCGACAAATGTGGAAAAACATTTGGTATTTCTTACAAGAAAATCCCACCATTCTATCCAATTTAAAGCAATATGAATCTTTGCCTAATTTCAAGGATATTTGTAAAAACGTTAAAAATTGCCGTTGGGATTTATTTTGTCATCAAGCACAAAAAGCTGGCTTATTAGCTGAATTATCTGAAGATATTCTCTTTTTATTAAGTTTGAAAATGGCGATAAATTTAGCCTCTGATGCAAAATTTATCGATTTCGATCTTAAGCCTGAAATTTTAGAATCTGTGATTGAACGCTCTTGGCGTGCGATTCAGAAATAA
- a CDS encoding efflux RND transporter periplasmic adaptor subunit has protein sequence MSQTQHQRPKRSHIFFMKIILVVFVLIFASVIGFNMIKGVMISRAIAGMPEPSSPVTALEVQPREWTPVINTTGLVRPNQGAMLSTQNAGTISQVLVQNGQQVKKGDLLIELDSSVEHASLQAAQAQLPALRQTYQRYVNLLKSNAVSRQEMDNAKAAYDAQLANIESLKAAIERRKIVAPFDGKAGIVKVNVGQYVNVGTEIVRVEDTSSMKVDFALSQNDLDKLHIGQRVTATTDARLGETFSARITAIEPAINSSTGLVDVQATFDPEDGRKLLSGMFSRLRIALPTETNQVVVPQVAISYNMYGEIAYLLTPLSNEDKEKMAENKKLDRLYRAKQITVFTKDRQGIYSQLQGNEVKPGDKIITGGQQGIGNGSLVEWIEKDIVGATEPVNKTNL, from the coding sequence ATGAGTCAAACTCAACATCAAAGACCAAAACGCTCACATATTTTCTTTATGAAAATAATTTTAGTGGTATTTGTCTTAATTTTTGCCAGTGTCATCGGTTTTAATATGATAAAAGGTGTAATGATAAGCCGAGCCATTGCGGGAATGCCAGAACCTTCAAGCCCAGTGACCGCACTTGAAGTACAACCTCGTGAATGGACGCCAGTTATTAACACAACAGGTCTTGTGCGTCCAAATCAAGGTGCGATGCTCAGTACACAAAATGCAGGTACGATTTCTCAAGTGCTCGTGCAAAATGGCCAACAAGTGAAAAAAGGCGATTTACTCATTGAACTCGACAGTTCAGTAGAACATGCTAGCCTTCAAGCTGCACAGGCACAACTCCCAGCTCTTCGCCAAACTTATCAACGTTATGTGAATTTATTGAAAAGCAATGCTGTTTCACGACAAGAAATGGATAACGCAAAAGCTGCTTATGACGCGCAACTAGCCAATATTGAATCTCTAAAAGCAGCAATTGAACGCCGTAAAATCGTTGCACCATTTGATGGTAAAGCAGGTATTGTGAAAGTAAACGTTGGTCAATATGTGAATGTTGGAACAGAAATTGTGCGTGTAGAAGATACTAGCTCAATGAAAGTGGATTTTGCCCTTTCACAAAATGATTTAGATAAATTGCATATCGGTCAACGCGTCACAGCAACAACCGATGCTCGCTTGGGCGAAACATTTTCAGCTCGAATCACGGCTATTGAACCCGCTATTAATTCATCAACAGGTTTAGTTGATGTTCAGGCCACATTTGATCCTGAAGATGGACGTAAATTGCTTTCAGGTATGTTCTCTCGCTTACGCATAGCGCTTCCAACTGAAACAAATCAAGTTGTCGTTCCACAAGTAGCTATTAGCTACAACATGTATGGTGAAATTGCTTACTTACTCACACCATTATCTAATGAAGACAAAGAGAAAATGGCAGAGAATAAAAAATTAGATCGTTTATATCGAGCAAAACAAATCACTGTATTTACGAAAGATCGCCAAGGCATTTATTCTCAATTACAAGGTAATGAAGTAAAACCTGGTGATAAGATTATCACTGGTGGTCAACAAGGTATCGGCAATGGCAGTCTTGTAGAATGGATTGAAAAAGACATTGTAGGTGCAACAGAGCCAGTAAATAAAACTAACCTTTAA